ATCTGGGGCACGAACCGCCGTTCCTGCCGGGGCGTCATGGCTTCGACGAGTACCTGGGACTGCCGTACTCGAACGACATGTGGCCGCGGCACCCGCAGCAGAAGAACTTCTATCCCGAACTGCCGCTGATCGAAGACGATCGGGTCGTCAGGCTCGATCCGGACCAGTCGGAGCTCACGACGTTGTTCACCCGCCGGGCGGTTCGATTCATCCAGCGCCACAAGGAGACGCCGTTCTTTCTCTACCTGGCGCATCCGATGCCGCACGTGCCGCTCTTCGTCTCCGGCAAGCACCGGGGACGGAGCGGTCACGGGTTGTACGGCGACGTCATCACCGAGATCGACTGGTCCGTCGGTCAGGTGCTCGATGCGATCGAGGATGCGAAGCTCGATCGGCAGACGCTCGTCATCTTCACGTCCGACAATGGTCCGTGGCTGTCGTATGGCGATCATGCCGGTTCAGCGGCGCCCTTCCGTGAAGGCAAGGGCACGACGTTCGAGGGCGGCGTGCGGGTGCCGTTCGTCGCGCGCTGGCCCGGCCGAGTAGCGAAAGGCCAGGTGCGGGATCAGCCGGCCATGACGATCGACCTGCTGCCGACGATCGCGGCGCTCGCGGGGGCGCATGCGCCAGCCGATCGCATCATCGACGGACGCGATATCTGGCCGATCCTGGCGAACCACCGCGACGCCGCCTCACCTCACGACGCGCTGTACTTCTACTGGGGCACGGAGCTGCACGCCGTCAGGAGCGGGCGTTGGAAGCTGCACCTGCCGCACCCGTATCAGTCGCTCGCGGCGGCCGGCGCGGGCGGCCTGCCGGGGCGCTACGTGAGAAAGGACCTGGAGCTGTCGCTGTTCGATCTCGAGCAGGATGCCGGCGAGACCACGAATGTCGCCGCCAGTCAGCCGGAGGTCGTCAGCCGCCTGATGGCGTATGCCGAGCGGGCGCGCGACGACCTCGGCGACTCGCTCACCAAACGCACGGGAAGGAACGTCAGGCCGCCCGGGCGCCTTCGGTAACCGCCGCGCCAGACGACGGGCACGCGGCCAACGGTCGCATCACTGCGGCACGGCCGCGACCACACCGGAGCCGTCCGCGGCATTGACGACGATCGGATCCTCCACAATCTCGGCCCTGATCTCCCCGTTCCTCAACTCGGCGTGTCTGACGTGCTCTGCCACGATGCTGTAAAGCCGATGGTGATGGTGGTAGCGCGTCACCAGGAACACTGGAAGCGCGCCGGCCGCGATCAGCACATGAATCCACCACACGCCGGCGAAGCCGAGGTTCTGGCGCGCGGTAACGACGCGATCCGCCAGGCCGGGGGCAAACGCGAACACGCCAGACGGCAGCGCGAGGACGAGCGCGAGCAGCGGCATGAGGACCACCAGCCCTCGCGCGGCTTTGGAGGTGTTCAGCCAGAACTTGATCTCCTGGTCCCACAGTCTCGTCGGTTTCACGAGACGCTCGCAGTAGCGATACAGCGTCGACCGGCCGCCTGCCGTGATTTTGTTCTTCGCCGCCGCGTCGCGATAGTCCGTCACGCGCGCCTGCCCGAAGATGGCGCGCGCCGCCTCGTCCCGCAGTCGATCCAGTTCCGTCTGGAAGCGCGCAATCGGCGCCAGCGTGTTGCGGCTGCGCTCCGGGCCGAACAGCGAATCGTACAAAGGTCCGTCCAGCCGGCCGCCGAGGCGGTAGACGCCCCAGCACGCCCCGAGAATCACCACGCTATCCAGGATGGCGTCGACCTCGCCGAACGCCCGCCCGTAGAGCGTGGAGACGGCAATCATGAGCCAGGCGAACCCCGGCAGCTTCTTCAGCTCGTCCGTGAGTGCCTTGAGGAGTTGGTCCATGGTCTCCCCCTATGCGATGTGCGAGGCAGTATAGGGATCGCGCCGCGCCATCGCAAAGCTGGTGACGCGACTACCGGCTCGAAGCCGTGCCCCCGGCGAACTCCCTGTAAAGCTCCGCGAGCCTCGCTGGGGACAGCCCGGGGTGGATGACGAGGCGGTAGCGGAAGCGGACGTGTTGCCCTCGCTCGACCGTCAGGCTCCCGTCCTGCGTCTTGTCGTTGAGAAAGTCGCTCACCCCGAACGGATTGATCGAGTGAAGCCCGTAGCCGCGTGAGTGCCAGTAGGTGGGATGCCGGGGATTGCCCGGATGATCCATCATCACCACGCCGACCCGTTCTCCGTCGATGGCTCCGGAATAGTCGACCCATTCCGACCGCTTGCCCCAGACGCCGGCTTCCCCCTCGCCGCCCTGCGCGTTCCGCAGCCTGCCGGTTCTCGCAGGCTCGCCCGGCTTCGGCTTCGCCGGCGGCTCCTCGAGCACGGTCGCCATGCGCATCGCGAAGCTGCCTTCCTTGGTGTCGCGAAAGACAACCGTATCGATCGCCGCGAAATCGAAATCGAAGTCGATGATGCGCAGCTCGGGGTGCGCGTAGAAGGTCGTCCGCCGCGTTTCCTTCATCAGCGGGGCGCCGTCGGGTTTCAGCCAGGTCAGCACGACGTCGGCCGAGCCCGACGATTTGCCGCTCTTCACCGCCGCCACCTTGTCGAGCACGATCCGGCCGAAGTTGCTGCTGTCGGGCGGCTGCGGATTCGCGACGTTCTGAACCGCCCAATAGTTGTAGCCGTTCACGTTGCCGTGTCCGTAGAAGAGGCCGGCATGGTGCGGATGATCGGTCGTCTCACCGGGCAGCTGCCCGGCGGGAAAGGAGCGGTTGACGATCTTCCCGGAGGCGGAACGCAGGGGATGGAGATACGGCCGGTTCAGATGCTCGCCGCCGACGTGGAAGACCGTGAACGGCTTGCCATCGATCGCGACGGCGATCTGGTCCGGCTTCTGTGTGAGCGTCACCTGCGCCGACGCCTGGTGGGCGGTGCCGAGCACGAGAACGATGAAGAGTGACGTCGCGTTGCGCATGCTGTCCTCCTGCCGCCGGGGTACGCGCCGGCCTTTGTCTCAGGCTCTACGTGCCGCAGAAGGTGCGGTAATGCCGCCCGTCCTTCCCCGGCTGGGTGAACATCGGCAGGTCGCGATCATAATCGTACGGCCTGGCGAGCACATCGAGCAGCCGTTCCATCACGCCATGGTCGTGTTCGCCGACGGCCGCGGCCAGCGCCTCTTCGACCAGATGGTTGCGCGGAATGAACGCCGGGTTGTTCCGCTGCATCAGGGCTTCACTCGCCGCGGCCGCCTGCGGTTGGCGCGACCGGCGGCGTTCGAGGCGGGCATACCACGCGGCGAAGCCGGCATCTTCCGACGCCAGAGCCGCCGCGGTCGCCGCGCGGCTGATCGAGCGAAACACGTTGGTGAAGTCGGCTTCCTGCCGCCGCATCCACGCGAGCAGGTCCTCCACCAGGACGCTGTCCTCCGGGTCGGGAGCGAACAGACCCAGTTTCGATCGCATTCCGTCGAGCCAGTACTGCTCGTAGAGCTCCGGAAAGCGGTCGAGCGACGCCGTCGCGCGCTCGACGGCGCTCTCGGTCGCCGCGTCGAACAACGGCAGCATGGCCTCGGCGAGGCGGGTCAGGTTCCAGTGTGCGATTGCCGGCTGGTTGCCGTACGCGTACCGGCCCGCGTGATCGATCGAACTGAACACCGTGCCGGGATCGTACGCGTCCATGAAGGCGCAGGGCCCGTAGTCGATCGTCTCTCCCGAGAGCGCCATGTTGTCGGTGTTCATCACGCCGTGGATGAAGCCGACGAGCTGCCATCGAGCGATCAGGCGTGCCTGCGCATCGACGACGGCGTCGAACAGCGCCAGATGCGGTTCCGCGGCCTCGGCGAGCTGTGGGTAGTGGCGCGCGCGCGTGTAGTCCGACAGCGCTCGCAGTGCATCGTGATCGCGGTGCGCGGCCGCCCGCTGCATCGTCCCGACGCGGATGTGGCTCGCCGCCACGCGGGTCAGGATTGCCCCCTCGAGCGGCGCGTCGCGGAAGACAGCCTCTCCGGTGGCAACGACGGCCAGGCTGCGGGTCGTGGGAATCCCGAGTGCGTCCATCGCTTCGCTGACGATGAACTCGCGCAGCATCGGGCCGAGCGCGGCACGGCCGTCCCCGCCGCGCGAATACGGTGTCCGTCCCGAACCCTTCAACTGGATGTCGCGCCGATGGCCCGACGGGGCAATCTGCTCGCCGAGCAGGATCGCGCGTCCATCGCCCAGCCCCGTGAAATGGCCGAACTGATGCCCGGCATAGGCCTGCGCGATCGGCCGCGCCCCGTCGGGCAGCGTGTTGCCCGCGAAGGTCGCGGCGCCGGCGGGACTGTCGAGCGCCGCGCGATCGAGACCGAGCGCCTCCGCCAACGCACCGTTGAATATGACCAGCCGCGGCGCCGCGACCGGTGTCGGACGCACGTCGGAGAAGAAGAGCTGCGGCAGCGCCGCGTACGAGTGTTCGAGGCGCCACCCGGCCATCTGCCCATGATAGCGGTGGAGCGTTCGCGCGGTCACTGTCAGCCCGTGGTCCCGATCGTCTCGCTGCCGTGCTCCGTCGGGTCTGGTCGAAGGATCACTTCGCGGCGGCGCCCGACTTCGGAACGCGGTGAAACGCCTTGTGAATGATCTTCCACTCGCCGCCGAGCTTGGCCGTGTGCACCCACATCATCCGTCCCTCGTCGACGAACATTCCCTCGAGCGGCTCGCCGCTCCCGGTTGCGCGGGCCTTGAAGTAGTGGTCGGCGATCGCCGTGCGGACCGCTGCGTCTTCTACGGATTTCTGCTGAGCGGAGGCGGCCGGTCGTTGCCCGCGCCGCGGAGCCAGACGGCAATCATGCCCATCATCCGCCTCGTCAGCGCCGCCGGTAGACGTCCCGCCAGGCGGTTCCCTCGGGCAGCGTGTGGCCGACGAGGCCGCCTGCCATGATCGGCCCGCCGAAATACAACATCGCCTCTTCGTGGCAGCTGTCGCGCGTCCGTCCACACCGGCGGAGCCAGATCGACGCGCCGATCGCGCCGCCGATCGCCATCCCGATCGACTCGCGGCGCTTCCGGAGCGTCCCCTGCCTGACGGAGAGCCGGACGACGTCGGCGCGGTTCACGCGCTGATCGGCCCCGTCGACGGCGACGACGAGGCGCCGATCGTCGGCGGCGCGAAACACGCCGTGCACCGAACGTCCGTTGGCCAGAATCAGCCGCACCTCCGCGCCGGGGAGCAGCGCTCGAGTGGCTTCAGACCATGCGGCCGTGTCCGCGTCCGCTTGATTCGGGGTCGTGCTCGTGGGCCCGGCCGGATCAATGTCGCCGGCGTGGCGCGCCACCGCCGCGGCGATCGGTCCCGAGCCGCTTCCGGCAGGCTGTGCGTACGCAGCCCCCGCGAACGCGAACCCACATACGGCGGCGTACCAGGCAGGCACCCGTACCATCACAGCCCGAGAGGCGCAGCCGGGCGTCGCAGAGGCTCACCGGTCCCCCGATCTGCGTCTCGCGCAGCCGGGTGCTCATCTCCTGGGTATGATGCGCGAGACGGGTGATTCGTGACGCCGCGCTCGCCCGACGCGCGGCATCCGTGCCCCGCCGCCCCGATCGTCAGACCGCTTCGTCGGTGACGTCCACCATGACCCGCCAGACGGCGAGCCATCGCGCGGCTTCCCGCGTGAAGACCCACACGTCTCTGCCGGTGGAGCGGAAACGCTGCCCCTGCCGCTCGTAGATCATGCTGAAGAGGACGCTCGCGACCGCGGTCCGGCCGATCACGTCGATATGGGGCTCGTCCAGGTCGAAGGCGTGAACCTTTGCGCTGGCGCAGAAG
This genomic interval from Vicinamibacterales bacterium contains the following:
- a CDS encoding PmoA family protein, producing MRNATSLFIVLVLGTAHQASAQVTLTQKPDQIAVAIDGKPFTVFHVGGEHLNRPYLHPLRSASGKIVNRSFPAGQLPGETTDHPHHAGLFYGHGNVNGYNYWAVQNVANPQPPDSSNFGRIVLDKVAAVKSGKSSGSADVVLTWLKPDGAPLMKETRRTTFYAHPELRIIDFDFDFAAIDTVVFRDTKEGSFAMRMATVLEEPPAKPKPGEPARTGRLRNAQGGEGEAGVWGKRSEWVDYSGAIDGERVGVVMMDHPGNPRHPTYWHSRGYGLHSINPFGVSDFLNDKTQDGSLTVERGQHVRFRYRLVIHPGLSPARLAELYREFAGGTASSR
- a CDS encoding YdiU family protein, with the translated sequence MAGWRLEHSYAALPQLFFSDVRPTPVAAPRLVIFNGALAEALGLDRAALDSPAGAATFAGNTLPDGARPIAQAYAGHQFGHFTGLGDGRAILLGEQIAPSGHRRDIQLKGSGRTPYSRGGDGRAALGPMLREFIVSEAMDALGIPTTRSLAVVATGEAVFRDAPLEGAILTRVAASHIRVGTMQRAAAHRDHDALRALSDYTRARHYPQLAEAAEPHLALFDAVVDAQARLIARWQLVGFIHGVMNTDNMALSGETIDYGPCAFMDAYDPGTVFSSIDHAGRYAYGNQPAIAHWNLTRLAEAMLPLFDAATESAVERATASLDRFPELYEQYWLDGMRSKLGLFAPDPEDSVLVEDLLAWMRRQEADFTNVFRSISRAATAAALASEDAGFAAWYARLERRRSRQPQAAAASEALMQRNNPAFIPRNHLVEEALAAAVGEHDHGVMERLLDVLARPYDYDRDLPMFTQPGKDGRHYRTFCGT
- a CDS encoding sulfatase, whose amino-acid sequence is MIGILRLAALTAVVSALAGAAASHTDGREQPRGAAPRPPNVVIVFADDLGYADINSFSPADRKTRPRTPNLDRMAAEGTRLTSFYVAQAVCSASRAALLTGAYSNRVGITGALNHTAAHGINAEELTIAEILKQRGYATAIFGKWHLGHEPPFLPGRHGFDEYLGLPYSNDMWPRHPQQKNFYPELPLIEDDRVVRLDPDQSELTTLFTRRAVRFIQRHKETPFFLYLAHPMPHVPLFVSGKHRGRSGHGLYGDVITEIDWSVGQVLDAIEDAKLDRQTLVIFTSDNGPWLSYGDHAGSAAPFREGKGTTFEGGVRVPFVARWPGRVAKGQVRDQPAMTIDLLPTIAALAGAHAPADRIIDGRDIWPILANHRDAASPHDALYFYWGTELHAVRSGRWKLHLPHPYQSLAAAGAGGLPGRYVRKDLELSLFDLEQDAGETTNVAASQPEVVSRLMAYAERARDDLGDSLTKRTGRNVRPPGRLR
- a CDS encoding nuclear transport factor 2 family protein; the encoded protein is MPDPTPPGSQSYQSARAEAAQLLRQINDAWLEGRPRDLTELFHPDIVMVLPGFAGSLQGRQQMIDGFTDFCASAKVHAFDLDEPHIDVIGRTAVASVLFSMIYERQGQRFRSTGRDVWVFTREAARWLAVWRVMVDVTDEAV